A genomic region of Mycobacterium sp. Aquia_213 contains the following coding sequences:
- a CDS encoding LysR family transcriptional regulator, with protein sequence MELRHLEYFLAVADNHSFTEAAKKLHVVQSGVSATIKALERELGAELFVRGSAGVELTPAGEELRPRARETLDAARAAKDAVNATRGSVRGTVTVGILTSISVIDMPAVLAELHTRHPGVTVHLRAASAGSAGLAGQLRDGDLDVAFLVFTGPPPADLNARLVAAVPLLLVVPADHPLAQRDSVPLAELEGMSFVDSPPGYGTRTVIDNAFTAAGVERTVAVEVADLGTAATYIRNGLGIGFLSWTILDEIDDFGLATLRVSDYDLEWRLFVTTSAARSTSAATRAVLALIEEVAAR encoded by the coding sequence ATGGAGCTGCGCCATCTTGAGTACTTTCTCGCCGTCGCGGACAACCATAGCTTCACCGAGGCGGCGAAGAAGTTGCATGTCGTCCAATCGGGCGTGTCAGCGACGATCAAGGCCCTCGAGCGCGAACTCGGCGCGGAGCTATTTGTGCGGGGGTCGGCCGGCGTCGAGCTGACTCCGGCGGGCGAGGAGCTGCGCCCTCGCGCCCGCGAAACCCTGGACGCCGCCCGCGCGGCCAAGGACGCCGTCAACGCCACCCGGGGCTCGGTGCGCGGCACCGTCACGGTGGGGATTCTGACGTCGATCAGCGTGATCGACATGCCCGCGGTGCTGGCCGAACTGCACACCCGGCATCCCGGAGTGACGGTGCACTTGCGCGCCGCCAGCGCGGGATCGGCCGGACTCGCCGGCCAGCTCCGCGACGGCGATCTCGACGTCGCCTTTCTGGTTTTCACCGGACCGCCCCCGGCCGACCTGAATGCCCGTCTGGTTGCCGCGGTTCCGCTATTGCTGGTCGTACCCGCCGATCATCCACTGGCCCAACGGGACTCGGTACCACTGGCCGAGTTGGAAGGCATGTCGTTCGTCGACAGCCCACCGGGATACGGCACCAGAACGGTGATCGACAATGCGTTCACCGCCGCGGGCGTCGAACGGACCGTCGCGGTGGAGGTTGCCGACCTGGGCACCGCCGCGACCTACATCCGAAACGGCCTGGGAATCGGCTTTCTCAGCTGGACCATTCTCGACGAAATCGACGATTTCGGCTTGGCCACGCTGCGGGTCAGCGACTACGACCTGGAATGGCGGTTGTTCGTCACCACGTCTGCGGCCCGGTCGACCAGCGCGGCCACCCGCGCGGTGCTCGCGCTGATAGAGGAGGTCGCTGCCCGCTGA
- a CDS encoding aldehyde dehydrogenase family protein: MTLQAPALTRTRTRWSSPSTDDQFVVENPATGRTVTVVQGAGPNEVDQAVRKAHAAHLRWKQRPARERGAYLRQIAEVIRAHADELAMLESREMGKPIVQARQFDLEAAISIFEFFSSIVESMPNKARDHNTVLDVTTLEPYGVIAAIVPFNWPPIHTAGKIAPAIAVGNAVVLKPPEQTPSVVLRMVELIQSVLPDRVVHAVPGKGEVGAALAGHRLVGKVSFTGSPRTGSAVMRNAACNLTPTLMELGGKNPLIVFDDANMREALMAAIDGGFFNQGEACTASSRILVQDKIYNEFAAKLCKAVTRLRVGDGADPTTDVGPLVTRAQQKQVLDYLKLGVAEGARIAAQAPLPEDPRLADGFYVSPTVLTDVTPRMRVAREEIFGPVVTLIPFSEEGEAVRIANSTPFGLVAAVFTQDGDRALRVSRQIRAGAVFVNNYVRIAIGTGFGGVGHSGFGREHAEETLAEYGYTKTIRWAAKRDELPYWTAANRVLET, from the coding sequence ATGACTCTGCAAGCTCCCGCCCTGACTCGAACCAGAACACGCTGGTCGTCTCCCTCCACCGACGACCAGTTCGTCGTCGAGAACCCCGCGACGGGCCGAACCGTCACCGTGGTCCAGGGCGCGGGGCCCAACGAGGTCGACCAGGCGGTGCGCAAAGCCCATGCCGCACACCTGCGCTGGAAGCAGCGCCCGGCCCGGGAACGCGGCGCCTACCTGCGTCAGATCGCCGAGGTCATCCGTGCGCACGCGGACGAACTCGCGATGCTCGAGTCACGGGAAATGGGCAAGCCGATCGTCCAGGCGCGCCAATTCGACCTCGAAGCGGCAATCTCCATCTTCGAATTCTTCAGCAGCATCGTGGAATCGATGCCGAACAAGGCGCGTGACCACAACACGGTCCTGGACGTCACCACGCTCGAGCCGTATGGGGTGATCGCGGCCATCGTGCCGTTCAACTGGCCACCCATCCACACCGCCGGAAAGATCGCTCCCGCCATCGCCGTCGGTAACGCCGTCGTGCTGAAGCCACCGGAGCAGACGCCCTCGGTCGTGCTGCGCATGGTGGAACTGATTCAGTCGGTGCTGCCCGACCGCGTGGTGCACGCCGTACCGGGCAAGGGCGAGGTGGGTGCCGCGCTCGCCGGACACCGACTGGTGGGCAAGGTGTCTTTCACCGGGTCGCCGCGGACGGGTTCGGCGGTGATGCGCAATGCAGCCTGCAACCTCACCCCGACGCTGATGGAGCTGGGCGGAAAGAACCCGCTGATCGTGTTCGACGACGCCAATATGCGCGAGGCGCTGATGGCCGCAATCGACGGCGGCTTCTTCAATCAGGGCGAAGCGTGTACCGCGTCATCGCGAATCCTGGTGCAGGACAAGATCTATAACGAGTTCGCCGCGAAGCTGTGCAAGGCGGTGACCCGGTTGCGGGTGGGTGACGGTGCCGACCCGACGACCGACGTCGGGCCGTTGGTCACGCGCGCGCAGCAGAAGCAGGTGCTGGATTACCTCAAGCTCGGCGTGGCCGAAGGCGCACGCATCGCCGCCCAGGCGCCGCTGCCCGAGGACCCGCGCCTGGCCGACGGCTTCTACGTATCACCGACCGTGCTGACCGACGTGACTCCGCGGATGCGGGTCGCCCGGGAAGAGATCTTCGGACCGGTCGTCACGCTGATCCCGTTCAGCGAAGAGGGCGAGGCGGTACGGATCGCCAACAGCACTCCGTTCGGACTGGTGGCGGCGGTGTTCACCCAGGACGGCGATCGCGCGTTGCGGGTGAGCCGACAGATCCGGGCCGGCGCCGTCTTCGTCAACAACTATGTCCGGATCGCGATCGGCACCGGATTCGGCGGCGTCGGGCACAGCGGATTCGGGCGCGAGCACGCCGAGGAGACGCTCGCGGAATACGGGTACACCAAGACGATTCGCTGGGCCGCCAAGCGCGACGAACTGCCCTACTGGACCGCAGCCAACCGCGTGCTGGAGACGTAA
- a CDS encoding amidohydrolase family protein has protein sequence MRTIALEEHYATAGFLRAPGSWLASRAGVIEPIADLGDGRIAAMDEAGIDLAVLSLAAPGVEQLDSPKAVELARECNDELAAAVARYPERLAGFATVPISAPDAAADELDRAMRKLGFVGAVINGHSQGRYLDDAFFEPILDRAATLNAPIYLHPTIPPAAVIESSYAGFSPEVTFAFATVGWGWHINTATHVLRLILGGVFDRYPDLQIIIGHMGEGTSFMLPRFDATLKPELTGLKHPVSTYLRRNVHYTFANFNDEATYANLVAHVGIDRVAFSADYPFGSMKTARAFLDKLPLTDDERARISHLNAEKLLGL, from the coding sequence GTGCGCACCATCGCACTCGAAGAGCATTACGCCACAGCGGGATTCCTGCGCGCGCCGGGTAGCTGGCTCGCGTCGCGCGCGGGCGTGATCGAACCCATCGCCGATCTCGGCGACGGCCGCATCGCGGCCATGGACGAGGCGGGCATCGATCTGGCGGTGCTGTCGCTGGCCGCGCCGGGTGTCGAACAGCTGGACAGCCCGAAAGCCGTTGAGCTGGCCCGCGAATGCAACGACGAACTCGCGGCGGCGGTCGCCCGCTACCCCGAGCGGTTGGCGGGCTTCGCGACGGTGCCGATCAGCGCGCCCGACGCGGCGGCCGACGAACTGGATCGGGCGATGCGCAAGCTCGGCTTCGTCGGCGCGGTGATCAACGGGCACAGCCAAGGTCGCTATCTGGATGACGCCTTCTTCGAGCCGATTCTCGATCGCGCGGCGACGCTGAACGCCCCGATCTACCTGCACCCGACGATCCCGCCGGCAGCCGTCATCGAGTCCAGCTACGCGGGGTTCTCCCCTGAGGTCACGTTCGCATTCGCGACGGTGGGGTGGGGCTGGCACATCAACACCGCCACCCACGTGCTGCGACTGATTCTCGGCGGTGTGTTCGACCGCTACCCGGATTTGCAGATCATCATCGGGCACATGGGCGAGGGGACGTCGTTCATGCTGCCGCGATTCGACGCCACGTTGAAGCCGGAACTGACCGGGCTCAAGCACCCCGTCAGCACCTACCTGCGGCGCAACGTGCATTACACGTTCGCCAACTTCAACGACGAGGCGACCTACGCAAACCTGGTGGCCCACGTCGGTATTGACCGAGTGGCATTTTCGGCTGACTACCCGTTCGGGTCGATGAAGACGGCCCGCGCATTCCTGGACAAGCTCCCGCTGACCGACGACGAGCGGGCACGCATCAGCCACCTCAACGCGGAGAAGCTGCTGGGTCTGTGA
- a CDS encoding nucleotidyltransferase family protein — protein sequence MRLPQSIDPPHHVGVLLAAGAGRRYGKPKVLVAGWLEIAVGALRDGGCTDVVLVLGAAEVAAPPGVTAITASHWHDGLSASVRAGLAEADRLGADYAVLHVIDTPDVGADVVARVLGRLTDSGLARAYFGDRPGHPVVIARRHWPDVLARIAGDQGAGAYLRDRHDVEIVDCSDLAGGQDVDEPG from the coding sequence GTGCGGTTACCGCAGTCCATTGATCCGCCACACCACGTCGGAGTCTTGCTCGCCGCGGGCGCCGGGCGCCGGTATGGCAAGCCAAAAGTCTTGGTAGCAGGCTGGCTTGAGATCGCGGTCGGCGCGCTGCGCGACGGGGGCTGCACCGACGTCGTCCTGGTCTTGGGTGCCGCCGAGGTCGCGGCCCCGCCGGGTGTCACGGCGATCACCGCCTCGCACTGGCACGACGGACTCAGCGCGTCGGTGCGCGCCGGCCTGGCCGAGGCCGATCGCCTGGGCGCCGACTACGCCGTGCTGCACGTGATCGACACTCCCGACGTGGGCGCCGACGTCGTGGCGCGGGTGCTCGGCCGCCTGACGGATAGCGGGCTGGCGCGCGCGTATTTCGGTGACCGGCCCGGACATCCGGTGGTGATCGCGCGCCGGCACTGGCCCGACGTACTGGCCCGGATAGCCGGAGATCAAGGCGCCGGGGCGTATCTGCGCGACCGCCACGACGTCGAGATCGTCGACTGCAGTGACCTTGCCGGCGGTCAGGACGTCGACGAGCCCGGCTAG
- a CDS encoding SDR family oxidoreductase, whose translation MSKRVLVTGGTGFVAGHVIQELLDHGYLVRATVRRTTIAALPLCVEIVRADLDANDGWAEAVADCDYVLHVASPFPATAPDDEEELIRPAVNGTVRVLRAAAASGSVKRVVLTSSIAAITAGHDPRDPTVRTEADWAVVDGCPPYQKSKTLAERAAWDFVEGLPAAQRFQLVVVNPGWVLGPVGAGSVGTSVDLLRRLLVRDVPGPPRMAMAPVDVRDLAIGHRLAMEAPLAAGNRYILAGEEIWMPDAARILAAEFKYRGFRVPTRTVPSWVLRLSARFVRSLRIVPYFLDRHDRVSAAKAQRDLGWTMRPVRESIVDTATSLIERGIVVPG comes from the coding sequence ATGTCCAAACGTGTGCTAGTAACCGGCGGCACCGGGTTCGTGGCCGGCCACGTCATTCAGGAACTGCTGGATCATGGCTATCTGGTGCGGGCGACCGTGCGGCGCACCACAATTGCCGCGCTGCCCCTCTGCGTCGAGATCGTGCGGGCAGACCTAGATGCAAACGACGGGTGGGCCGAAGCCGTCGCGGACTGCGACTACGTCCTGCACGTGGCATCACCATTCCCCGCCACCGCCCCTGACGACGAGGAAGAGCTGATCCGGCCCGCGGTCAACGGCACTGTGCGGGTGCTGAGGGCGGCTGCCGCCAGTGGCAGCGTGAAACGAGTCGTGCTGACCTCCTCGATCGCGGCCATCACGGCCGGCCACGACCCTCGGGACCCCACAGTGCGCACCGAAGCGGATTGGGCTGTTGTCGACGGCTGCCCGCCGTACCAAAAGAGTAAGACCCTTGCCGAGCGTGCCGCTTGGGACTTCGTGGAGGGATTGCCGGCGGCGCAGCGGTTCCAGCTGGTCGTCGTCAATCCCGGCTGGGTGCTCGGGCCCGTGGGCGCAGGGTCGGTCGGAACTTCGGTGGACCTGTTGCGTCGTCTTCTGGTCAGGGATGTGCCGGGGCCGCCCCGGATGGCGATGGCGCCCGTCGACGTCCGGGACCTCGCCATCGGGCACCGGCTGGCGATGGAGGCGCCCTTGGCCGCGGGCAACCGGTACATCCTGGCGGGCGAGGAAATATGGATGCCCGATGCCGCACGCATCCTCGCAGCGGAGTTCAAATACCGCGGCTTTCGTGTGCCCACGCGCACGGTGCCGAGCTGGGTGCTTCGACTATCGGCACGGTTCGTCCGGTCGCTGCGAATCGTCCCGTACTTCCTGGACCGGCACGACCGCGTCAGCGCGGCGAAGGCGCAGCGCGATCTGGGCTGGACGATGCGGCCTGTCCGCGAGTCCATTGTCGACACCGCGACGAGCCTGATCGAAAGGGGCATCGTTGTACCGGGATGA